The following proteins come from a genomic window of Acidobacteriota bacterium:
- a CDS encoding methylmalonyl Co-A mutase-associated GTPase MeaB, whose amino-acid sequence MLSPAETLNQRAPSLTTFVGHVRSGDVRALARAITAIENDSAQASQLMKALFPYSGNATVIGLTGSPGSGKSTLVDQLAREYRKQEKTIGIIAVDPTSPYTGGAILGDRIRMQAHHADNAIYIRSMATRGFLGGLAPATADVATLLDAAGKEIVFIETVGVGQDEIDIVRLADVTVVILVPGMGDDVQTIKAGIMEIADIFVINKSDREGAERVEREIRAMQTLDIRHDDWTPPIVKTVASDGNGVPDLVKAIASYRQYLKRKDLMLRKKVSNWRERLVEMLRKALLDRMIREQLDPEHLNQYAREIAEHKRDPYSLVEELVTNFGAKHV is encoded by the coding sequence ATGCTCTCTCCTGCTGAAACTCTGAACCAACGCGCACCATCCCTAACGACCTTCGTCGGCCACGTTCGTTCCGGCGATGTTCGCGCGCTCGCGCGCGCGATCACCGCGATTGAGAACGATTCGGCACAGGCTTCGCAGTTGATGAAGGCGCTGTTTCCGTACAGCGGAAACGCCACCGTAATCGGGTTGACCGGATCGCCTGGTTCGGGCAAGAGCACGCTGGTCGATCAGCTTGCTCGCGAGTACCGAAAGCAGGAAAAAACCATCGGCATTATTGCTGTCGATCCAACGAGCCCTTACACCGGGGGAGCCATTCTCGGCGACCGCATTCGCATGCAGGCGCATCATGCCGACAACGCTATCTACATCCGCAGCATGGCCACCCGCGGATTTCTCGGCGGGCTTGCTCCTGCGACTGCCGATGTCGCAACTCTGCTCGACGCTGCCGGGAAAGAAATCGTCTTTATCGAGACTGTCGGCGTAGGCCAGGACGAAATTGATATCGTCCGGCTGGCCGATGTCACCGTGGTCATTCTTGTTCCCGGGATGGGAGACGACGTTCAGACAATCAAAGCGGGAATTATGGAGATCGCCGACATCTTTGTGATTAACAAGAGCGATCGTGAAGGCGCGGAGCGCGTGGAGCGAGAGATCCGCGCCATGCAGACGCTTGACATCCGCCACGATGATTGGACGCCTCCGATTGTGAAAACCGTCGCCAGCGACGGGAACGGCGTCCCCGATTTGGTGAAGGCGATCGCATCATATCGCCAGTACCTCAAAAGAAAAGACCTGATGCTGCGCAAAAAGGTCAGCAACTGGCGGGAGCGCTTGGTTGAGATGCTGCGCAAAGCGCTGCTCGATCGCATGATCCGCGAGCAGCTCGATCCCGAGCATCTGAATCAATACGCCCGGGAGATCGCTGAGCACAAGCGGGATCCTTATTCCTTAGTAGAGGAGCTGGTCACGAACTTTGGAGCAAAGCATGTTTAA
- the rimI gene encoding ribosomal-protein-alanine N-acetyltransferase — protein MKPTREPFPAMPTTYSVGSQTFQRRMYFQNERWARLFIETLYHYRQTGIFKLHAFVVMPEHFHILLTPSTTLERTVQYLKGGFSRKARLKFHWKFPIWQNSFTDHRIRDAVDCDNHIQYIYLNPIRRKLCGVASEYPYSSAHSGFELDEPPQRLKPEWGASSCGTALHPECCAPSESEQPNTKQTGVQSSAVRVGKSQTNSLCDTRFDTLETVKIIPAKASAIPFILSVQRACPAASQWKPTDYTAAIAQPDRLVLIAEKDSKILGFAVVYTGIPEWELENVAVAPDSRRSGIGRALMAALINLARKAGATEIRQEIRISNTAAQKLGLSVGFIQEGRRPDYYRDRVEDALLFKYLLGRQ, from the coding sequence ATGAAACCCACTCGCGAACCTTTCCCAGCCATGCCGACCACTTACTCGGTTGGTTCACAAACGTTCCAGCGACGGATGTACTTCCAGAATGAACGGTGGGCGCGGCTGTTTATCGAGACGCTGTATCACTATCGGCAAACAGGCATCTTCAAATTGCATGCGTTCGTCGTCATGCCTGAACACTTCCACATTCTGCTTACGCCTTCAACAACTCTCGAACGAACAGTTCAATATCTAAAAGGGGGCTTTTCTCGAAAAGCGAGATTGAAATTTCATTGGAAATTCCCGATTTGGCAGAACAGTTTCACCGATCATCGAATTCGGGATGCCGTTGATTGCGATAATCACATTCAGTACATCTATCTGAATCCGATTAGAAGAAAACTCTGTGGTGTGGCGTCAGAGTATCCGTACTCTTCCGCTCATTCCGGCTTTGAGCTCGACGAACCCCCGCAGCGGCTAAAGCCGGAGTGGGGGGCGAGTTCCTGCGGCACGGCTCTGCACCCCGAATGCTGTGCCCCTTCAGAATCGGAACAGCCGAATACAAAGCAAACAGGAGTTCAGAGTTCCGCTGTACGTGTCGGCAAGAGCCAAACTAACTCGCTTTGCGATACACGCTTCGATACCCTCGAAACCGTAAAGATCATTCCAGCGAAAGCATCCGCAATACCGTTCATCCTTTCAGTCCAGCGCGCCTGTCCTGCTGCTTCTCAGTGGAAGCCAACCGACTACACGGCGGCTATTGCCCAACCTGATCGTCTGGTCCTAATCGCCGAGAAGGACTCCAAAATTCTCGGCTTCGCGGTTGTTTATACTGGAATTCCGGAATGGGAACTCGAAAATGTGGCTGTCGCTCCGGATTCGCGCAGGAGCGGAATCGGGCGCGCTCTGATGGCCGCGCTTATCAATCTAGCCCGAAAGGCTGGTGCAACCGAAATCCGCCAGGAGATTCGGATATCGAACACGGCTGCACAGAAGCTAGGGCTTTCGGTCGGTTTCATTCAGGAAGGTCGGCGGCCTGACTACTACCGCGATCGGGTGGAAGATGCCTTATTGTTCAAGTACTTACTTGGCCGGCAGTAA
- a CDS encoding phosphatidylserine decarboxylase family protein yields the protein MVRDGFYYGLGALVAALLLGLLNSWLALPPLLLGGFFLWFFRDPERAIPDGPGIIVSPADGKVTSISGAPEDGRKQRISIFLNVFDVHVNRSPITGTITGISYQKGKFGNAMSAGSSDTNEQNVVTVEGDNQTVVFKQIAGLLARRIIFNPRTGDRIERGQRVGLIKFGSRVDVVLEDTVDIQVKVGDHVAGGSSILGVLRAGQSRAEAV from the coding sequence ATGGTCCGTGACGGCTTCTATTACGGCCTGGGCGCACTCGTGGCCGCTTTGCTCCTGGGTCTCCTCAATTCTTGGCTCGCCTTGCCGCCATTGTTGCTGGGTGGGTTCTTCCTGTGGTTTTTTCGCGATCCGGAGCGTGCCATTCCTGACGGGCCTGGAATCATCGTCTCTCCTGCTGATGGCAAAGTCACCTCGATCTCAGGAGCCCCGGAAGACGGTCGGAAGCAGAGGATCAGCATTTTCCTGAATGTATTTGACGTTCACGTGAACCGATCTCCTATTACCGGGACTATCACGGGCATCTCCTACCAGAAAGGCAAGTTCGGAAATGCGATGTCTGCCGGATCGTCAGACACGAACGAGCAGAATGTTGTCACGGTCGAAGGAGATAACCAGACGGTCGTCTTCAAGCAGATCGCTGGGCTACTTGCGCGCAGAATTATCTTTAATCCTCGAACTGGCGACCGGATCGAGCGCGGCCAGCGCGTTGGACTCATCAAGTTCGGTTCCCGGGTGGACGTGGTGCTGGAAGACACCGTGGACATTCAAGTGAAAGTGGGGGACCACGTCGCCGGGGGTTCGTCTATCCTTGGAGTGCTCCGCGCAGGTCAGAGCCGGGCGGAAGCGGTGTGA
- a CDS encoding ferredoxin, whose amino-acid sequence MGSEHHRVSLHLPDGSFRELLVREDQHIWDAAHAVGVELPSICHQGRCLTCAGRLLEPGDFDASDAVAYFREDRAAGFILLCTAFPRSDLEIRTHQQLLMRQHRRALGLPAPYSGVSDAG is encoded by the coding sequence ATGGGTTCAGAGCATCATCGCGTGAGTCTCCACTTACCCGACGGCTCATTTCGCGAATTGCTGGTCCGAGAAGATCAGCACATCTGGGATGCGGCTCACGCCGTAGGAGTTGAACTACCTTCGATCTGTCATCAGGGGCGGTGCCTCACCTGCGCAGGACGACTACTCGAACCAGGCGACTTTGATGCAAGCGACGCAGTTGCCTATTTCCGTGAGGATCGAGCTGCCGGATTCATCCTTCTGTGCACCGCGTTCCCTCGTTCCGATTTGGAAATTAGAACGCACCAGCAGTTGCTCATGCGTCAGCACCGCCGAGCCTTGGGGTTACCAGCTCCATACTCAGGTGTAAGTGATGCGGGCTAA
- a CDS encoding segregation protein B, translated as MNRPAIVPHVFRVAIVGAATLKGRELKEVLDEMNFPVADVKLLDDDESLGQLDQIGDEATFIQPADPEHFRNVDFAFFASDAAFTGRHWQSALQAGATVLDLSYALYGERNVSARSPWIEKELERESGREPGHEDLTTTAVVIAHPAASVLALLLLRARSAGSIQTVAATVFEPVSEQGKRGMDELHQQTVNLLSFTTLPKEVFDEQVAFNMLGRFGEGSSISLKNIEARIAAHFEAIVGKSVPVPSLMLVQAPTFHAHTFSVYIQFDGEIKASALATALAGEHVTIVDPAEDGPSNVNAAGQGNVLVSVRRDARNANGFWIWAAADNLKIAAISAVECAATLSTMRPLGKVQ; from the coding sequence ATGAACCGTCCCGCCATTGTCCCTCATGTATTCCGTGTGGCGATTGTCGGTGCTGCCACTCTGAAAGGCCGCGAGCTGAAGGAAGTTCTCGACGAGATGAACTTCCCCGTTGCCGACGTAAAGCTGCTCGATGATGATGAGTCTCTGGGACAACTCGATCAGATCGGCGATGAGGCGACGTTTATCCAGCCGGCTGATCCGGAGCATTTTCGCAATGTCGACTTCGCTTTTTTTGCCTCAGATGCCGCGTTCACTGGCAGGCATTGGCAGAGCGCACTTCAGGCAGGCGCCACGGTTCTTGATCTCTCGTATGCTCTCTACGGGGAACGCAACGTCTCAGCTCGTTCACCGTGGATCGAAAAGGAACTGGAACGTGAATCGGGTCGAGAACCGGGACATGAGGATCTGACCACGACGGCGGTCGTGATTGCGCATCCCGCGGCCAGCGTTCTGGCTTTGCTGCTGCTGCGAGCGCGGAGCGCAGGCAGCATTCAAACAGTGGCTGCAACGGTCTTCGAGCCGGTCTCCGAACAAGGCAAACGCGGCATGGATGAGCTGCACCAGCAAACCGTGAACCTGCTCTCCTTCACGACGTTACCAAAGGAAGTCTTCGACGAGCAGGTTGCCTTCAACATGCTTGGCCGCTTCGGAGAAGGCTCTTCGATTTCTCTCAAGAACATCGAAGCTCGCATTGCCGCGCACTTCGAGGCCATTGTCGGCAAGAGCGTGCCGGTACCTTCGCTGATGCTGGTGCAGGCTCCTACCTTCCACGCACACACGTTTTCCGTCTACATTCAGTTTGACGGCGAGATCAAGGCGTCGGCACTCGCCACGGCGTTGGCTGGGGAGCACGTGACGATCGTCGATCCAGCAGAAGATGGGCCCAGCAACGTAAACGCAGCCGGACAAGGAAACGTACTTGTATCCGTGCGCCGGGACGCCCGCAATGCGAATGGGTTCTGGATTTGGGCGGCGGCTGACAACTTGAAGATTGCTGCGATCAGCGCGGTGGAATGCGCGGCGACGTTGAGCACGATGCGACCTTTGGGGAAGGTACAGTGA
- the pssA gene encoding CDP-diacylglycerol--serine O-phosphatidyltransferase: protein MYVLPSIFTAGNIAAGYYAISQAIQGSASAPFHFDNAAKAIGFAVLFDGLDGRIARMTNTTSDFGRELDSLADVITFGVAPAILAWIWGCHQIPELWQPDLRHKIIQAGAIVTFLFVIAGASRLARFNISKNPQPKNPGRPGRKYFVGMPIPAGAAMIAATVHFGDGAPIDRWWETLLWLVFLVLISYLMVSTWRFWSPKGIDLRTRQPFWVFLVICGFLALLWYYSEYVLFALGLLYLVSGIIARFAYAVKRRPPTAPSYEPESGVDLA from the coding sequence ATGTACGTACTCCCGTCAATCTTTACCGCCGGAAACATCGCCGCAGGCTATTACGCAATCTCACAAGCGATTCAAGGTTCGGCCAGCGCGCCATTCCACTTCGATAACGCGGCCAAAGCGATAGGTTTTGCCGTGCTCTTTGATGGACTCGACGGCCGCATCGCGCGCATGACGAACACGACCAGTGACTTCGGCCGTGAACTGGACTCGCTTGCGGACGTCATCACTTTCGGAGTCGCTCCCGCCATTTTGGCCTGGATTTGGGGATGCCATCAGATTCCTGAACTGTGGCAGCCCGATCTGCGCCACAAGATCATCCAGGCCGGCGCAATCGTGACCTTCCTCTTCGTGATTGCCGGAGCGAGCCGACTGGCACGCTTTAACATCAGCAAAAACCCTCAGCCCAAGAATCCTGGACGGCCCGGCCGCAAATACTTTGTCGGAATGCCGATTCCGGCTGGCGCCGCGATGATCGCCGCGACGGTGCATTTTGGTGATGGCGCTCCGATCGACCGCTGGTGGGAGACCTTGCTGTGGCTAGTCTTCCTTGTGCTGATCTCATACTTGATGGTCAGTACCTGGCGCTTCTGGAGTCCCAAGGGTATCGACTTGCGCACACGGCAGCCGTTCTGGGTTTTTCTGGTCATCTGCGGTTTTCTGGCTCTCCTTTGGTATTACTCGGAGTACGTTCTCTTCGCTCTCGGACTCTTGTATCTCGTTTCGGGAATCATCGCCCGCTTCGCCTATGCTGTGAAGCGAAGGCCCCCTACCGCTCCGAGCTACGAACCTGAATCCGGGGTCGATCTGGCATGA
- a CDS encoding DUF465 domain-containing protein: MMCRQFWPGGSRMATSLREELLASHEEFRRLAEEHSHYCQRLEVLTHKPYPSTEEQLEEVRLKKLKLRLKDQMESIEQQQRQLHQVA, from the coding sequence ATGATGTGTCGGCAGTTCTGGCCAGGAGGTTCAAGGATGGCAACATCCCTCCGCGAAGAGCTTTTGGCCAGCCACGAGGAGTTTCGTAGGCTGGCCGAGGAACACTCACATTATTGTCAACGCCTCGAAGTTCTCACCCACAAGCCGTATCCCTCCACAGAAGAACAACTGGAAGAAGTCAGACTGAAGAAGCTGAAGCTGCGTCTTAAGGACCAGATGGAATCCATCGAGCAGCAGCAGCGTCAGTTGCATCAGGTGGCTTAA
- the mce gene encoding methylmalonyl-CoA epimerase, whose translation MFKVDHLGIAVKSIAEARKFYEKLGMKVVSEEVIEDEKVRAAMVPAGESRLELLQGTSEDSVISKFIAKRGEGLHHVAIHVNDISATFEDLKRKGVRLISDEIKIGAGGHLYIFVHPSASGGVLLELCQDPISAV comes from the coding sequence ATGTTTAAGGTCGATCATCTGGGCATCGCGGTGAAGAGTATTGCAGAGGCTCGCAAGTTTTACGAGAAGCTTGGCATGAAGGTTGTTAGCGAGGAAGTTATCGAGGACGAAAAAGTACGCGCAGCGATGGTGCCCGCGGGCGAAAGCCGGCTGGAACTTCTTCAAGGAACCTCCGAAGACTCGGTAATTAGTAAATTCATCGCCAAGCGTGGTGAGGGATTGCATCACGTCGCCATCCACGTGAACGACATCTCGGCAACCTTCGAAGACCTGAAACGCAAAGGTGTCCGCCTCATCTCGGACGAAATCAAAATCGGCGCCGGCGGACACCTTTACATCTTCGTGCATCCCTCTGCTAGTGGAGGCGTATTGCTCGAGCTCTGCCAGGATCCCATCTCTGCGGTCTGA
- the tsaB gene encoding tRNA (adenosine(37)-N6)-threonylcarbamoyltransferase complex dimerization subunit type 1 TsaB: MLLLALDTSGRQGGVTLARGAGGQVEIIESASIQGGTFSAELVPQISDILRRYQLTPQQLQGLVAVTGPGSFTGLRVGLTAVKALAEALTIPIAAVTSLELLLEVTGIEMGAMAVLDAGRGELYVAVWNGTREEMLLSLDEALALARSHNLRVLAAETNIAAKFDQAILATYCSTEVAARIGYSKLLGGETIDVLVLDANYIRRSEAEYMQKMRK, encoded by the coding sequence ATGCTGCTGCTCGCTCTCGATACTTCGGGAAGGCAAGGCGGGGTTACCCTGGCGCGCGGCGCAGGCGGGCAGGTCGAAATCATCGAATCGGCATCGATTCAAGGTGGGACATTTTCGGCAGAACTCGTTCCGCAGATCTCCGATATTTTGCGCCGGTACCAATTAACTCCCCAGCAGCTTCAAGGGTTGGTGGCCGTCACGGGCCCCGGTTCATTCACTGGCTTGCGCGTGGGGCTCACGGCCGTTAAGGCATTGGCTGAGGCGTTAACAATTCCTATCGCTGCTGTGACTTCTTTGGAGTTGTTGCTTGAAGTGACAGGCATTGAAATGGGGGCGATGGCCGTGCTTGATGCTGGGCGAGGTGAGCTCTACGTCGCAGTTTGGAACGGAACTCGCGAAGAGATGCTGCTGTCGTTGGACGAAGCTCTTGCCCTGGCGAGATCGCATAATCTGCGCGTGCTGGCTGCCGAGACGAACATCGCGGCGAAGTTTGACCAAGCAATATTAGCGACTTACTGCAGCACCGAGGTAGCAGCGAGGATTGGATATTCCAAACTGCTTGGTGGAGAAACAATCGATGTCCTCGTGCTGGATGCTAACTACATTCGCCGGTCGGAAGCTGAGTACATGCAAAAGATGAGGAAGTAA